The Egicoccus sp. AB-alg2 nucleotide sequence GGCTGGCATGCTCACTTGGATCGTCTCGCAGCCGAGCTCGCGGGGGACGCGGACGCGTTCGACTGGGGCGAGCGCTTCGCCGAGGTGCTGCCGGACTACCGGTGACCGATCGCGTGTCGGTGCTGCAGGCGCTGGCCGACCCGACCCGGCAGCGCATCGTCGAGCTGTTGGCCGTGCGTGACCGCAGTGCCGGCGAGCTGGCCGAGCGGTTCGAGGTGTCCCGTCCGGCCGTGAGCCGTCACCTGCGGGTGCTGCGCGAGGCGGGGCTGGTCACGAGCCGGACGTCGGCCCGCCATCGCATCTACCGGCTGGAGCCGGCGACGCTCGAGGAGGTTTCGGACTGGCTGGAACGGACGCGGCGCGCCTGGGACGCCAGGCTGGACGCTCTCGAGGAAGAACTGCGCCGCAGGCCAGAGAGATGACGCAGGACCCAATGCGGAGATGACAGGCTGACCGCCTCCGACCGGGAGCGACCTCCCGCGGCCCCACGACAGGATCATCATGGCGATCGACACGCCCGGCCTCCTCTCCCGGCGCCGCCCGCCGACGACGACCGCAACGAGCGCCGTGGCGTTCACTCTGGGCGACGGACGCCCGGGCACCGTCGGGCCGAGCGTGGCCGGGACGCGCGTGATGGGGCGACGCCGATGACCACGGCCTACCTCGCCGCCGAGGAGTTCGAGAGCGAGCTCGACGAGGAGCTGCGGCTCGCCGGCGTCGTCGTCGGTCAGCGGCACGGGCGGCTGCGGATCAGCGAGAGCCCACCGGTGCATGCGGCGTGGGCAGCGAACACCTGGTGGGACGCGGAGCGGATCCAGGTGCGCTCGATCGGGCATGCCGCCCGTGAGCTGATGGACCGACAGCGCAACTGGGCCCTGTACGCGCCGACGCTCAGGGGCCGGGCCGAGCTGATCGCCGACAAACTCCCCCACGTGTCGGCCCGGGCGCTCGAGCTCGGGGAGGTCGCGCCCGACGCGCCGCTGGGGTCGTGGACGTTGCTGGAACGTGACGTCGTCCTGGCGGCAGCCGACTGTGCGGTCCCGTTCCCGAACGGCGTGCCGCGGTTCGTGGAGGACCGCCACGGGCCGCCGAGCCGCGCCTACCTGAAGCTGTGGGAGACGTTCGCCCGGCTGCGGCGTCAGCCAGGCCCCGGCGAGCGGTGTCTGGATCTCGGTGCTGCGCCCGGCGGCTGGACGTGGCTGCTGGCCCGCACGGGTGCCGAGGTGCTCGCGGTGGACAAGGCGCCGCTGGCTCCGGAGGTCGCCGCGTTACCGAACGTCAAGTGGTCGGCGGGTTCGGCCTTCGCGCTGGATCCGTCGGACGTCGGGCCGGTCGACTGGTGGTGCAGCGACATCATCGCCTACCCGGACCGGCTGTATGACCTGGTGACGCGCTGGCTCGGGTCGGGCCAGGTCGGCAACCTGGTGTGCACGGTGAAGTTCCAGGGCGCCACCGACCACGTGGCCGCCGAACGGTTCGCCGCGCTGCCCGGCGCCCAGCTGTTCCACCTCGACCAGAACAAGCACGAGCTCACCTGCGTGATACTCGACGCCGCATGAGCGTCGCGAGCGCGCAGTCACCGCCGATGATGAGCGACCGCGGAGACGGGCGCAGCTGACGCCACTCAGTCGTCGGAGCCGGCGAAACGACGTTCCAGGTCGGCGAGCTTGGCGACCCGCCGGCGGAAGTGGGGCTCGTCGCTGTGCTCGGCGCCGAGGAAGGCCGTCAGCAGTTCGAAGGCCAGACGATCACCGACGATCTGCGCGCCGAGGCACAGCACGTTGACGTCGTCGTGCTCCACGGCCTGGTGCGCCGAGTAGCTGTCGTGACAGAGGGCCGCCCGGATACCGGGGTACTTGTTGGCGGCGATCGACGCCCCGACCCCCGTGCCGCAGACCATGATGCCGCGGTCGGCCTCGCCGGCACGGACCTGTTGGCAGACCTGGTCGGCGATGTCGGGGAAGTCGACGGGTTCGTCGCTGTGGGTGCCGACGTCGGTGACGTCGTGGCCCCACTCACGCAGCCTGGCGACGATGGGACCCTTCAGCGGGAAGCCGGCGTGGTCACCGCCGACGACGATACGACGACGCGTCTGCTGCATGTGGTGCCTCCTAGAAGCCGAGAAGTCGCGGGAGCCAGATGAGCGTGTTCGGGAAGATTGCGAGGAGCATGGTCCCGGCCACGAGCAGCCCGATCAGCGGCACGATCGCGCGGGAGGTGTCCTCGATGGTGGTCTGCGCGATGCTGGAGGTCACGAACAGCACCACGCCCACCGGCGGTGTGCAGACACCCAGCGTGAGGGCCACGACGATGACGACGCCGGCGGCCATCGGATCGACGCCGGCCGCCACCGCGACCGGCAGGAACACCGGCGTGAGCACGATCAGTGCCGAGATGGTGTCGATGAACGTGCCCGCGATCAGCAGCAGCACGACCAGCAGAATCATGATCAGGGCGGGGTGGCTGACCTGCGAGAGCACGGCGGTCGCGACCCGGCGCGGGATGCCCTCGAAGGCGAGGACCCAGCTGAACGCCGAGGCGGTCGTCATCACGAGCATGACGACACCGGTGGTCTTGGCGGTGTTGACCATGGCGGCCGGGAGGTCCGCCAGACGCAGTTCGCGGTAGCCGAAGATTCCGACGAGCAGGGTGTAGAACGCGCCGACGGCGCCGGCCTCCGTGGGGGTCATGACCCCGCCGATGATGCCGCCCATGATCAGGACGGGCGTGGCCAGTGCGGGGGCCGCCGACCAGGCGGCGCGCCCGATCGTGGGGAGGTCTGCGCGCGGGTCGACCGGCACGTCGTGCCGGATCGCCGCGCGGCGCACGCCGATGACCAGTGCGAGACCGAGCAGCGCGGCAGGCACGTAGCCGGCGACGAACAGGCCGCCGATGGAGACACCGGAGATCGTTCCCAGGACGATCATCGGGATGCTGGGCGGGATGATCGCGCCCAGGCTGGACGACGAGGACTCCACGGCGGCGGCCAGTCCCCGCGGATAGTTGGCGCGCACCATGGCGGGGATCGTGATCGCCCCCGTCCCAGCGGCGTTGGCGACCGCCGAGCCGGAGAAGCTGGCGAAGATCATGCTCGCCACGAGTTGCACGACACCCATGCCGCCCGTCAGGTGGCCGACGAGGGTCCGTGCGAAGTGGACCAGCCGCTCGGAGATCCCGCCGCGACTCATCAGCTCACCGACGAGGACGAAGAAGGGGATCGCCGTCAGCGCGAACGAGTCGGCGCCCGAGTACATGCGCTGCACGATCGTCACCGAATCGACGCCGGGCATGAACAGCAGCACGTAGGCCCACGTCGCCAGGCCCACCGCGAAGGCGATGCGTGTGCGGCCGACGAGCAGCAGGACCATCAGGACGATGAGGACGACCCCGCTCATGGGCGTGACCTCCTGGACCGGTTGACGGCGACCGTCACGTGACCTGCTCCGAGGGCTCGTGGCCGGGGCCGCGTGGTTGCTCGTCGCTGCCGTCCAGCGTCTGGGTGACGAGCGTGACGAGCATGATCACGGCGGCGACCGGCACCGACGCGAACCCCCAGGCCAGCGACACCCGCATCGCCGGGGTGCGCGTGCCGAAGTCGAGGGTGGAGGTCACCAGCTGCCAGCCGGCCAGCCCGATCGCGACCAGGAAGGCGGCGGTCAGCGCGTTGGTGACCCAGACGAGGAGCTTGCGTCCACGCGGGGGAAGCCGATCCACCACGAACGTGATGGCCAGGTGGCCGCGTTCCTGCAGGGCCACGCAGGCGCCGAGGAACACGACCCAGACGAACAGGATGCGGCTGAGCTCCTCGACCCACGGCAGCCCGACCCGCAGGACGTACCTCGCGAACACGTTGCTGGTGACGATGACCACCAGTAACGCGGTGAAGACGCCCGTGATGAGGCGGACCACCGCCGCCAGCGCATCGTTGACGATGTGGAGGACGTGCACGTCGCTTCCCTCCCGACGGCGGTGGCCCGGCCGGTCAGCGCGTGACGAGGTCGTAGAGGTCCTCGTCGAAGGCCTCGCCGATGTAGCGGTCGTGGATCGGCCTGGTCGCCTCACGGAACGCGTCCAGGTCCGGCCAGTTGACCTCGACGCCCGCTTCCTCCATCTGCGCGATGAGCTCGTCGGTGACCTGCTCGGAGTGGCTGCGCTGTTCGACCATCGCGTCGGCAGCGGCCCGCTCCACGGCGTCGCGCAGGTCGGCGTCCAGACCTGCGAGCAGGTCCTCGTTGACGAGCAGCACCGTGAACGAGAGCAGGTGGTGCGTCATGGACATGTAGTCCTGGACCTCCTGCAGGTTCGCGGGCGCGATGTTCACGACGGCATTCTCCTGGCCGTCGATGGTCCCCTGCTGCAGCGCCGAGTAGACGTCGCCGTACGGCATCGCCACACCGGCGCCGCCGAGCGTGTCGGTGATGGCCAGGTTGACCGGGTTCTCGGGGCTGCGGATGCGCAGGCCCTGCAGGTCGCCGGGCTCCTCGATCGGGCGCTCGTTGTTGGTGTAGACGCGGGCACCGTTGTGCCCCCAGCCGAGGACGTGCAGCGACGAGGCGGACAGCTCCTGCTCCAGGTGCTCGCCCAGTTCGCCCTCCAGCAGCTCGAAGGCGTGGTCGTGGTCCTCGAAGACGTACGGCAGGCTCAGCAGCGTGGTGGTCTCGGTGAACTGCGCCAGCGGGTCGTGGCCGATGAAGGTCAGCTCGATCGTGCCTCGCTGCACGCTCTGGATGACCTCGGTCTCCTGCCCGAGCTGGCCGTCGGGGAAGATCTCCACCTCGATGGCCCCGTCGGAGTACTCGGCGAGGAGTTCGGCGAACCGCTCGGCGCCGACGTCGAAGTGGCTCCCGTCGGCGCAGCAGTGCGCCAGCCGCCAGCTCTGCGTCTCACCTGCCGGCTGCCCGTCGCCGGTGTCGACGTCGGTCGCCGCGTCCGTTTCCGGCTCTGAGCCGCCGCCACAGGCGGCCAGGCCCAGGCTCAAGGCCAGGACGAGTGCTGCCGGCGTACGCCACCGGCGTCGATTCCCATGCACGATCACGTTCGTTCCTCTCCCTTGTCTGGAGTAATCGCGGTGGGTCACCTACCCACCGTGGGTGCGAAGCTGCTGGAGCGCGTCGACGCGCCCGGCCAGCGCATCGATGTGTTCCTCCAGGACCGCCGTCATCTGCTCGGCGAGCTCGACCATCGGCGTGGTCTGCAGCGTGTAGTCGTTGGCGTCGAGGGCGGCCTGGACGGTCTCGGTCCAGTCGCTCGGAACATCGCCGATGCCGCCGTACGCGCCGACGATCTGGCCGAGGCAGCCGGCGATGCAGTCCGTGTCGCGTCCGAGGTTGGTCGCGCCGACGATGGCTTCCCGGACGTCACCCTGGCTGACCCACAGCAGCGCGAGCGCCTCGGCCGCGGTCTCGACCGCGTCGGCGTACGGGTACGTGGGGGCGAAGTGCTGCCGGATCGGCTCGCGGATGTCGCGCATGTCGGGGTACTTCCGCGCGATCTCGAGGGTCTCCTCGACGATCTCGCGGGTGGTGACGGAGACGTTGTCGAGTGCGGCGCCGATGATCGAGTCGACACTCGCGGTCGGCGAGAACGCCTCTGCCGTGGCGGCGGCCACGAGCTTGCAGGCTTCGACGCCACCGCTGGCGGCGGGCTGCAGCAGGAGCGCGACGTCCCCGGCGTCCAACGCCGCCTGATAGGGGTCACCGGCATTGATGATCCCGACAGGACCAATCATGTGCGCGGCGTCGACCAGACCCGGCCACGGCGTCAGCGCGCCCAGCAGCCGGGGCGGGATGCGGGTCTGCTCGTCCCCCGCCCGCAGGCGGTCCAGGTGGATCTTGATGTGCGGGTTGACGAGCCTGCCGATGTCGTCTCGCACGATGTCGCGGGCGAAGATCTCCGCGACGTCCTCGACGGTGACGCGCCCCGGCTTCTCGAGCATGGCCAGCGTCAGCAGGTAGCGGACCTCGGCGCCGTCCTCGGTCATGCCCGGCGGCATGTCCATGTGCTGGTAGCGCAGCCGCGGGCTGTTGTTCCAGTAGCGCACGTCACGCTCCTGCTGGACCCAGGGCAGGAAGCCGTCGACCCAGCCGAACGCCTCCTCGATGGCTTGCCACCCGCCGCCGGGGACGCTCACCCACTCGACCGCCGCACCCATCGCCGAGCCGATGTTGGCCGCGGCGATCGATCCGTACACCTTCTCGAACAGGGCAGACTTCGTCACTCGATGCTCCTTGTTGGCACGGCCCTCAGGCATCAACGTCGAGGTCCTCGTCGACCGCGAGCGTCGGGAACCAGTTGCGGGCCATGACGTGGCGCCGGGCCGCAGCCGACGCACGCTGGGGGTCGCGGGCCTTGATCGCGTCGACCGCCGCTTCGTGCTCCCGGTGCATCTGCTCCAGCGGCTCGCGTTCGAACTGCAGCAGGTTCAACATCCGGACCGAGAGGTCGTACAGGCGCCTCAGGGTGGTCATCAGGTACTGGTTGTGGCTGGCGCGGGCGATCGCGTCGTGCAGCAGCTCGTCGAACAACACGGGGTCGTCCGAGCCGGGCTCGCGCCCCTGACAGATCGCCTCGAGGCGGGCGATGTCCTCCTCGGTGGCGCGCTGAGCCGCCAGGCCCGCCGCGAACCCGTCCAGCTGCACGCGCAGCTCGAACAGCGCCTGGATGTCACCGGCGCCGAAGGACGAGACCACCATGCCGCGGCGCCCGTGGGCGACGACGAGCTCCTCGGCGACCAGCCGCTGGAGGGCCTCACGCAGCGGTGTGCGTCCGACCCCGTAGCGCTCGACGAGTTCCGAGTCGCTGAGCGGCTCGCCCGGCGCCAGGTCCAGGGTCAGGATCGCCCGCTTGAGCACGGCATAGGCGTGCTCCGACTGCCGCATCCCCTTCTCCGCCATGCCCGCTCCCTGTAATATGTGTGCAATATATTTGTAGCATGCTGGCTGTCAAGGAGAGAGACATGGCGAGGGGCAGGGTCGCGGTCGTCGGCAGCGTGAACATGGATGTCGTGGTGCCCGTGCCGCACCTGCCCGCGCCCGGGGAGACCGTGCTGGGAGGCCATCACCGGCAGCTTCCCGGCGGCAAAGGGGCGAACCAGGCCGTCGGGCTCGCTCGCCTCGACCGCGAGGTGGCGCTGATCGGGTGCGTCGGTCGCGACGACTTCGGGCAACGGCTGCGTCGGCACCTGAGCGGGGAGGGCATTGACGCCGCAGGGCTGCGCGAGACCGATGCGCCGACGGGCATCGCGGTCATCACCGTCGCCGACGACGGCGAGAACCAGATCGCCGTTTCGCCTGGTGCCAACAGCCTGGTCGGCCCCGAGGACGTCGAAGCCGGCGGCGTGGCGGACGCCGACGTCGTGCTGTGCCAACTCGAGGTGCCGGTCGGCGCGGTGGAGGCCGCCGCGACCCTGGCCGGCGGCGTGTTCGTCCTGAATCCTGCTCCTGCCCGAGCGCTGCCGCCCGGCCTGCTTCAGCGCGTGGACGTGCTCGTGCCCAATCGCACCGAGCTCGGCCAACTCGGTGACGCGAACGCCGACCTCGACGACCTCGACGACATCGCCGACGTCGCCCGGAGCCTCGGGCTGCCGGCGGTCGCGGTGACGCTCGGAGGGCAGGGCGTACTCTGTGTCACCCCGACCGCGGTGACGCACCTCACGCCACCCTCCATCGAGGTGGTCGACACGACGGGCGCAGGCGACGCCTTCTGCGCTGGGCTCGTCGATGCCCTCATAGACGGCGCGGATCTTGTGTCCGCCGCCCATTTCGGCATGGTCGTGGCCGGCAAGGCGATCACCCGCCAAGGCGCACAGACCGCGCTGCCGCGGCGGGACGAACTTGCCTGCGGATAGCAGGAACGGTCGTCAGGCCGCGGGGACCTTGAAGGACTCGTACAGGTCGGCTGGGATCGGGTTGGCCAGCCGCCAGGTAGCGCGATCGGCCGCTCGCCCTCGTGGCGGACGTAGTCGGCCGGCCCGAGCAGCACGTAGGGGCGCGTGGCACCCCAGGCGTCCTGCTTCGACGCGCGGACCGCCAGCAAGATGCGTACGCCGTTGGTGCGCTGCTCGATGTAGCGGCGGGCCGCGGCGGAGTCCAGGCGGGTCATGTTCTGCGACTCCCAGTGGAACAGCTCGCGGCTGAGTGCGTAGTCGCGGTACAGCGTCCTGGGCGAGTACTCGGCCTCGGTCTTCTGCAGCGTGATGAACAGCACCTCGGTGTTGGCCGGCGCGTGCCACCAGGGGCCGGTCTGGTGGCTGTAGCGCTCCCCCCGGCGCCAGCCGTCCGAACCCGGCCAGGATCTCGTCGCGGGTGTAGCTGGCGTGCAGGCGTAGCGGCACGTCGGCGTCGGGCAGCGCGATCGAGGGGCGGCTGATGCGCTCGCGGAGCAGCGGCAGGGTGGCGAGCAGTTCTTCGCGTAGTGCCGGTGCCTCCCAGACGCCGCGCCAGGCCGGGCCGAGGTCGTCGGGTGCGCCGCGCAGCGACCACAGGGTGACGAGGAACATCCACGCCCGACGACGGTCCACCTCGCCGTCCAGCACGGGTGGTCGGTCGGCAGAAAGCCCGGCGTGCAGTTGGTCGATCCGTTCGGCGACGTCGAGATGGAGCAGCCGTCAGACGCCCTTACGCAGCACGTCCACGCCGCGTCCGACGGGCCGGTCGTCGAGGTTGGCGGCACGACGCAGCAGCGCCCAGCCGCCGGCCTTGACGACGTCCTCTAGCTCGACGCCGGTCTCCTTGAGGAAGATGTCCAGCGGCGGGGCGCGACGGGCGGGCTCGCGGGCGGCTAGGCCCTGCAGTTCGCGGACCAGCGCCGTCTTGTTGGCCAGCACGGCCTGCTTGAGGTTGTTGACGACCCACGCGCGGGCCTGGTGGTCGAGTTCGAGGTGGCAGCCCGACGGCAGGTAGGGGAAGACCTCCTCAGCGGCCTGGGCGAGCTGACGTCGAGGTAAACCGATCAGCGCCCGCAGCCGCAGGTCGTAGCCGTACTCCCGGCGGTGCTGGCCGACGAAATCGAGCACCGTGCACACCGGCTTGTCGGGATGGCGGCGCAGACCCGGAGCACCTGGACGCGTCGAGCGGTCAGATCCGCGCGGTTTCGCGCGTCATGGGGCGAACACCCGCGGTACCGCCGACTGCGGTCGCGTTGTCGCGGACCAGGGCTAGGCCACGCTGGAAAGCAACGGCGCACCGAGCCAGCGGCGAACCGCAGCCACGCAAGCCCCAGCGGGACTATTCTGATTGTTCGACGCGGATCAGGGGCACCCGCTTGCGACTGGAACGATTCACGGTAAACAACTACCGCAGCATCACAGAAGCAGAGAAACTCGACCTTTCCGAGTACACAGTCCTCATTGGACCAAACAACGAGGGAAAGTCCAACATTCTGAGAGCGCTCGTCATGGGGATGTCGATCCTAGAGCGGGCGGGCGTGCGTGGTTGGACATTGGGCAACCAGTCACGGCTGCTTCTGAATCATACCTACTCCTGGGAAGACGACTACCCAAAGTCACTCCAGAAACGCAAAGCTCAAGGGCGGACGACACTCCGTTATGACTTTCGCCTTGATGATGACGAAATTCTATCGTTTTGGGACGAGGTAGGCAGCCGAATAAATGGCGAGCTCCCAATCGAAATCCAATTGGGCAAGGAACAATCATACTTCCGCATTCCCAAAAAGGGACCCGGCGGAGAGGCATTAACAGCTAAGCGGAATGCGATCGCTGGGTTCATTGGTCGTCGGTTATCCGTCGCATATGTCCAAGCTCAGCGAAGTGCCGCTGACAGCCAAAGAGAAGTAGACCGATTGGTGCGTCGTGCCCTCGATGACTTACAAAGCCGCGCCGACTACAGAGAAGCCCTAGAACTGATCGAGTCCCTCCAGGAACCAATCCTAAGCAAGTTGGCGGCTTCCCTCGAGGAGACGCTCTCCCTGTTTCTTCCCGACGTTAAACGGGTTTCTATCCGTTTGGATGAAGAAGATCGCCGCCGGCCCATCCGCAGCAAGATCATCATCGACGATGGCGATGAGACGCCATTGGCGGCCAAGGGCGATGGCATTCAGAGCCTTAGCACTGTCGCCTTGGTGAAAGATGTCGCCGAGCGACTTCGCCTTAGCAATGACATTGTGCTTGCCATCGAGGAGCCGGAAGCACATCTGCACCCAGGTGCGATTCACCAACTTCGCGCAGTCGTTGAAGACATCGCAACTACGCAACAGGTCATAGTATCGACGCACAGCCCTCTCTTTGTGAACCGCAATACATTGGGCAGTAACGTCTTAGTTAGAGACAACCGGGCACGTACCGCCGAGTCGGTACAAGAAATTCGAGAGATTCTGGGAGTACGGACGTCGGATAACCTACACTCGGCCGCCGTGGCAGTAATCGTCGAGGGTGCTTCCGATCAGCGGATACTTCAAGCGATTATTCCTACACTCTCTCAGAGTTGCGCTCGTGCCCTTGGGTCTGGAGAGATGGGCATCCAGGCCCTACACGGCGGCACAAACCTCTCCTATCGGCTCGGCGAACTTGAGTCTGGGCTCTGCATTCCACACGCATTTCTCGACGACGATCAATCGGGGAGGACTGCGGTCACGAGAGCGCTGGATCTCGGTTTGATCCGCGACAGGGACTACAACCTCGCATCGCGTCAGGGCTACCGTGATTCAGAGATTGAGGATCTTCTGTCAGTCGATGTATACGCCGATCACGTCAGGCGCGAGTTTGGCGTGAACCTCAGAGATAGGTCGTTTACTAGCGCTCGAAGCAAGTGGTCAGAACGCGTAGAACGGTCTTTCTCGCGAGCGGGCAAGCTCTTCGACGATGCCGCGATGCAGCGGATCAAGACCCTCGTCGCCACGTCAGTCGAGCAGAATCCGGAAGGGGCACTCCTTGAACCATCGCTTGGCGTTCTACAAGGACTCGTCGATGCGTTAGAGGTGAAGCTCGGTGGCGTGACTAGCACGTGACCTCATCATTACCCACACCGCGCAGATCAGTAATCGATAGCGTTCGTCGGCAGACCGTCGTCTCGGTGCGCCGTCGTTCGGGCGATCAGCAGTTGCCTGCGCGAGCCGATAACGTTCTTGGGTGCGGTGGCGGGTTGGGAGCGAGTGTGGGCTATCGCCAAACGGACTCCGACGGACACGGCGCCCCCAGCTTGGCTTCGAACTCGCTGCCAGCCTCATCCGACGCTGTCCGGCGCCGCTTCCAACGGCAGCGAAGGGCGAGCACGAAGCCGGAGATGCTGATCCGGAGGAAGCTGCACCGCAGGGGATGGCGATATCGCGTCGACACTGCGCCACTCGCGACCTATCGGCGACGGCGCGCTGACATCGTGTTCACACGGCTTCGCGTCGCCGTCTTCGTCGATGGCTGCTTCTGGCACTCCTGCCCCGACCACGCGACGCGTCCCAAGGCGAACGCCGAGTGGTGGCGTGCGAAGCTGCAGGCGAACGTTGAGAGGGATCGCGACACCGACGCACGCCTCCGGGAAGCGGGCTGGGAGGTCGTGCGAATCTGGGAGCACGAGCCCGCGGAAGATGCCGTCGAGCGCATCGAGCGCATCCTGATCGCGCGTCGGGATCAGTCGTCTTCGGGGGCCACGTAATCGATGGACTTCCCAGCCGCTTCGTAACGCTGGACGGCCCATCGGTCGACGACTTTTCCCAGAGTCAACGTGGTCTCAACACGTGGGCGTCCGCGATGCGGCGGAGCGTCATGGACATCAAGGAATCGAACGGCGCCCCGTTGAGCCTCGTCCTCGGGGTCGCCGGGGACGTAGAGCGCGATAGCCGCCGCATCGCATCGGGCCAGCTGGCTCGGCAGCGTGGGATCGAGGCGCCCAGTACGCGCACGCAGGTGCGCGACCGCGCGGGCGAAGGACGAGGCGCCGCTCTTCTTGTCTTGCGTGCTCGCCAGCGGCAGGAAAAAGAGACCGACGAGGAATGCCTGCGGCTGGTAGCCGTGGATTGCGCTGACCTCGGCCTGGAGCTCGTAGGTTCGCCCCGTGAGGTTCTTGTCGAAGTTTCCGCTCGTGGCATCGCGAAAGTTCATGCCCTTGAGGCTGACTCCGAGCTGCAAGCCGGTGGCGAGTGTCGACGCGATCACGTCGACGCGCTTCTGGTCGCCTCCGGCGACGAAGGTCAGCGACTCCCGACCGCTGCCGTCGGGGTTCGGTCGAACCTCGAACTTGCTCCAGACGGGGTGTCGTGCCACCGACTTGGCGACCATCACCGCACAGGCGTCGGCAAACCGGTTGCTCCAGTTGTTCTTGTCCGCGCGTGTGCCGTCGAAAGGCCGCTCTCCGGCGGCGTCCAAGGCCGCCACCATGTCCGGCGACGGTTCGAGCTCCGCCCACTTCACAATGCGCCCCTGTCCATGGGCGCGAAGCCTAGGCGGACCGCGTGTCACCCGTCAGGGGCAGCGACGGATCGAGCGCGTCGACGTGCCTCTTCGCATCGAGGACGAAATCCTCGACGAACCGCAGCCGGCTCCGCGCTGCGCGGTTCAGGAAGC carries:
- a CDS encoding ArsR/SmtB family transcription factor, translated to MTDRVSVLQALADPTRQRIVELLAVRDRSAGELAERFEVSRPAVSRHLRVLREAGLVTSRTSARHRIYRLEPATLEEVSDWLERTRRAWDARLDALEEELRRRPER
- a CDS encoding SAM-dependent methyltransferase gives rise to the protein MTTAYLAAEEFESELDEELRLAGVVVGQRHGRLRISESPPVHAAWAANTWWDAERIQVRSIGHAARELMDRQRNWALYAPTLRGRAELIADKLPHVSARALELGEVAPDAPLGSWTLLERDVVLAAADCAVPFPNGVPRFVEDRHGPPSRAYLKLWETFARLRRQPGPGERCLDLGAAPGGWTWLLARTGAEVLAVDKAPLAPEVAALPNVKWSAGSAFALDPSDVGPVDWWCSDIIAYPDRLYDLVTRWLGSGQVGNLVCTVKFQGATDHVAAERFAALPGAQLFHLDQNKHELTCVILDAA
- the rpiB gene encoding ribose 5-phosphate isomerase B, whose translation is MQQTRRRIVVGGDHAGFPLKGPIVARLREWGHDVTDVGTHSDEPVDFPDIADQVCQQVRAGEADRGIMVCGTGVGASIAANKYPGIRAALCHDSYSAHQAVEHDDVNVLCLGAQIVGDRLAFELLTAFLGAEHSDEPHFRRRVAKLADLERRFAGSDD
- a CDS encoding TRAP transporter large permease yields the protein MSGVVLIVLMVLLLVGRTRIAFAVGLATWAYVLLFMPGVDSVTIVQRMYSGADSFALTAIPFFVLVGELMSRGGISERLVHFARTLVGHLTGGMGVVQLVASMIFASFSGSAVANAAGTGAITIPAMVRANYPRGLAAAVESSSSSLGAIIPPSIPMIVLGTISGVSIGGLFVAGYVPAALLGLALVIGVRRAAIRHDVPVDPRADLPTIGRAAWSAAPALATPVLIMGGIIGGVMTPTEAGAVGAFYTLLVGIFGYRELRLADLPAAMVNTAKTTGVVMLVMTTASAFSWVLAFEGIPRRVATAVLSQVSHPALIMILLVVLLLIAGTFIDTISALIVLTPVFLPVAVAAGVDPMAAGVVIVVALTLGVCTPPVGVVLFVTSSIAQTTIEDTSRAIVPLIGLLVAGTMLLAIFPNTLIWLPRLLGF
- a CDS encoding TRAP transporter small permease; this encodes MHVLHIVNDALAAVVRLITGVFTALLVVIVTSNVFARYVLRVGLPWVEELSRILFVWVVFLGACVALQERGHLAITFVVDRLPPRGRKLLVWVTNALTAAFLVAIGLAGWQLVTSTLDFGTRTPAMRVSLAWGFASVPVAAVIMLVTLVTQTLDGSDEQPRGPGHEPSEQVT
- a CDS encoding TRAP transporter substrate-binding protein, with translation MSLGLAACGGGSEPETDAATDVDTGDGQPAGETQSWRLAHCCADGSHFDVGAERFAELLAEYSDGAIEVEIFPDGQLGQETEVIQSVQRGTIELTFIGHDPLAQFTETTTLLSLPYVFEDHDHAFELLEGELGEHLEQELSASSLHVLGWGHNGARVYTNNERPIEEPGDLQGLRIRSPENPVNLAITDTLGGAGVAMPYGDVYSALQQGTIDGQENAVVNIAPANLQEVQDYMSMTHHLLSFTVLLVNEDLLAGLDADLRDAVERAAADAMVEQRSHSEQVTDELIAQMEEAGVEVNWPDLDAFREATRPIHDRYIGEAFDEDLYDLVTR
- a CDS encoding ADP-ribosylglycohydrolase family protein, yielding MTKSALFEKVYGSIAAANIGSAMGAAVEWVSVPGGGWQAIEEAFGWVDGFLPWVQQERDVRYWNNSPRLRYQHMDMPPGMTEDGAEVRYLLTLAMLEKPGRVTVEDVAEIFARDIVRDDIGRLVNPHIKIHLDRLRAGDEQTRIPPRLLGALTPWPGLVDAAHMIGPVGIINAGDPYQAALDAGDVALLLQPAASGGVEACKLVAAATAEAFSPTASVDSIIGAALDNVSVTTREIVEETLEIARKYPDMRDIREPIRQHFAPTYPYADAVETAAEALALLWVSQGDVREAIVGATNLGRDTDCIAGCLGQIVGAYGGIGDVPSDWTETVQAALDANDYTLQTTPMVELAEQMTAVLEEHIDALAGRVDALQQLRTHGG
- a CDS encoding GntR family transcriptional regulator, which translates into the protein MAEKGMRQSEHAYAVLKRAILTLDLAPGEPLSDSELVERYGVGRTPLREALQRLVAEELVVAHGRRGMVVSSFGAGDIQALFELRVQLDGFAAGLAAQRATEEDIARLEAICQGREPGSDDPVLFDELLHDAIARASHNQYLMTTLRRLYDLSVRMLNLLQFEREPLEQMHREHEAAVDAIKARDPQRASAAARRHVMARNWFPTLAVDEDLDVDA
- a CDS encoding ribokinase, translating into MARGRVAVVGSVNMDVVVPVPHLPAPGETVLGGHHRQLPGGKGANQAVGLARLDREVALIGCVGRDDFGQRLRRHLSGEGIDAAGLRETDAPTGIAVITVADDGENQIAVSPGANSLVGPEDVEAGGVADADVVLCQLEVPVGAVEAAATLAGGVFVLNPAPARALPPGLLQRVDVLVPNRTELGQLGDANADLDDLDDIADVARSLGLPAVAVTLGGQGVLCVTPTAVTHLTPPSIEVVDTTGAGDAFCAGLVDALIDGADLVSAAHFGMVVAGKAITRQGAQTALPRRDELACG
- a CDS encoding ATP-dependent endonuclease; translated protein: MRLERFTVNNYRSITEAEKLDLSEYTVLIGPNNEGKSNILRALVMGMSILERAGVRGWTLGNQSRLLLNHTYSWEDDYPKSLQKRKAQGRTTLRYDFRLDDDEILSFWDEVGSRINGELPIEIQLGKEQSYFRIPKKGPGGEALTAKRNAIAGFIGRRLSVAYVQAQRSAADSQREVDRLVRRALDDLQSRADYREALELIESLQEPILSKLAASLEETLSLFLPDVKRVSIRLDEEDRRRPIRSKIIIDDGDETPLAAKGDGIQSLSTVALVKDVAERLRLSNDIVLAIEEPEAHLHPGAIHQLRAVVEDIATTQQVIVSTHSPLFVNRNTLGSNVLVRDNRARTAESVQEIREILGVRTSDNLHSAAVAVIVEGASDQRILQAIIPTLSQSCARALGSGEMGIQALHGGTNLSYRLGELESGLCIPHAFLDDDQSGRTAVTRALDLGLIRDRDYNLASRQGYRDSEIEDLLSVDVYADHVRREFGVNLRDRSFTSARSKWSERVERSFSRAGKLFDDAAMQRIKTLVATSVEQNPEGALLEPSLGVLQGLVDALEVKLGGVTST